In the genome of Olsenella profusa DSM 13989, one region contains:
- a CDS encoding HAD family hydrolase translates to MPQAALFDMDGLMLDTEPLWTCSWEPALCALGRANMPPGLPDEMRGAGPAARQEVLDRHFGARTIDQAALWERVCAHMLEVCRDGAPKKAGLIELLDHLRERGVPRAVASSSARPMIERQLAAAGMDACFDVVLSGEEVVRGKSAPDVFLEAARRLGVAPASSLVLEDSKNGVLAGAAGGFVTVLVPDLVAPDDEMLSAASFVCRDLLEVRRLLTSGIIR, encoded by the coding sequence ATGCCGCAGGCGGCACTCTTTGACATGGACGGCCTTATGCTGGACACGGAGCCCTTGTGGACATGCAGCTGGGAGCCTGCCCTTTGTGCCCTTGGCAGGGCCAACATGCCCCCAGGGCTGCCCGATGAGATGCGTGGTGCTGGCCCTGCCGCCCGCCAGGAGGTGCTCGACCGTCACTTTGGCGCGAGGACGATTGACCAGGCCGCGCTCTGGGAGCGCGTCTGCGCCCACATGCTCGAGGTGTGCAGGGACGGCGCCCCCAAGAAGGCGGGCCTCATCGAGCTCCTTGACCATCTGCGCGAGCGGGGCGTGCCTCGCGCCGTCGCCTCGTCGAGCGCGAGGCCCATGATCGAGCGGCAGCTTGCCGCGGCTGGCATGGATGCCTGTTTTGACGTGGTGCTCTCGGGCGAGGAGGTCGTGCGCGGCAAGTCTGCGCCCGACGTGTTCCTCGAGGCGGCCCGTAGGTTGGGTGTGGCTCCCGCTTCGTCCCTCGTGCTTGAGGACAGCAAGAACGGCGTGCTCGCAGGGGCTGCCGGTGGCTTTGTGACCGTGCTCGTGCCCGACCTGGTCGCCCCTGACGACGAGATGCTCTCGGCCGCCTCCTTCGTGTGTCGCGACCTCCTCGAGGTGCGCAGGCTGCTGACGTCGGGGATCATTCGCTAG
- a CDS encoding methionine ABC transporter ATP-binding protein, which produces MISLRHIIKIYEGGTDEHALGDVSLDIPDGDVFGIIGISGAGKSTLVRCINLLERPTSGSVIVDGTDVTNLSGAALRSYRRRVAMIFQGFGLLAQKTALENVCFPFRASTGHVTKENRERARALLDEVGLADKAGSYPAQLSGGQQQRVAIARALACEPEYILCDEATSALDPASTASVLSLLTRINAETGVTIVIITHSMDVVRQACRHVAVLSHGRLEEQGTVDEVFAHPQSETAKALLGRVSWDD; this is translated from the coding sequence TTGATATCGTTACGGCATATCATCAAAATCTATGAGGGGGGTACGGACGAACACGCCCTGGGCGATGTCTCCCTCGACATACCCGATGGCGACGTCTTTGGCATCATCGGCATCAGCGGAGCCGGCAAGTCCACGCTCGTGCGCTGCATCAACCTGCTCGAGCGGCCCACCAGTGGCAGCGTCATCGTGGACGGCACGGACGTCACGAACCTCTCGGGGGCGGCGCTGCGCAGCTATCGTCGACGCGTCGCCATGATCTTCCAGGGCTTTGGCCTGCTCGCACAGAAGACGGCCCTGGAGAACGTGTGCTTTCCCTTCAGGGCGAGTACGGGCCATGTGACCAAGGAGAACCGCGAGCGTGCGCGAGCGCTGCTCGACGAGGTGGGGCTGGCAGACAAGGCCGGCTCCTATCCCGCCCAGCTCTCCGGTGGCCAGCAGCAGCGCGTGGCCATCGCCCGCGCACTCGCCTGCGAGCCCGAGTACATCCTCTGCGACGAGGCCACGAGCGCGCTCGACCCCGCGAGCACGGCGTCGGTGCTCTCACTGCTCACGAGGATCAATGCCGAGACCGGCGTCACCATCGTGATCATCACGCACTCCATGGACGTGGTGCGCCAGGCGTGCAGGCACGTGGCCGTGCTCTCCCACGGGCGCCTCGAGGAGCAGGGCACGGTGGACGAGGTGTTCGCCCATCCGCAGAGCGAGACGGCAAAGGCGCTGCTCGGGAGGGTGAGCTGGGATGACTGA
- a CDS encoding methionine ABC transporter permease, translating into MTDTTASFLSQYGTLLGQGTLDTLAMLLLSTALAYVIGLALGVVLYVTAPGGLRPRRMLNAVLGWVINMARSIPFIILIVSVIPVTKAIAGTTVGVRGVIFPLVLSSAPFVARMVEQSLAEVPHDSIEAAEACGASLPRIVLSALLPEAMPSIVRGVAVTLISVLGYTAIAGAVGAGGLGDIAIRYGYYRYQDQMMVVTIVLLIVLVQLIQSTCNLIAKRIDHR; encoded by the coding sequence ATGACTGACACGACCGCTTCGTTCCTGTCGCAGTACGGGACGCTCCTGGGGCAGGGCACGCTCGACACGCTCGCCATGCTCCTCCTCTCCACGGCGCTCGCGTACGTGATCGGCCTTGCGCTCGGCGTCGTCCTCTACGTGACGGCGCCCGGTGGCCTGCGCCCCCGACGCATGCTCAACGCCGTGCTGGGGTGGGTCATCAACATGGCACGCTCCATCCCGTTCATCATCCTCATCGTCTCCGTCATCCCAGTGACCAAGGCGATTGCCGGCACCACCGTGGGCGTGCGGGGCGTCATCTTCCCCCTCGTGCTCTCCTCTGCCCCGTTCGTGGCGCGCATGGTGGAGCAGTCCCTGGCCGAGGTCCCACACGACTCCATCGAGGCCGCCGAGGCCTGTGGGGCATCGCTGCCGCGCATCGTGCTCTCGGCGCTGCTGCCCGAGGCCATGCCCTCCATCGTGCGTGGCGTGGCCGTCACGCTCATCTCGGTGCTGGGCTACACCGCCATCGCCGGGGCCGTGGGTGCCGGCGGCCTGGGCGACATCGCCATCCGCTATGGCTACTACCGCTACCAGGACCAGATGATGGTCGTCACCATCGTGCTCCTCATCGTGCTCGTGCAGCTCATCCAGAGCACCTGCAACCTCATCGCCAAGCGAATCGACCATCGCTGA
- a CDS encoding MetQ/NlpA family ABC transporter substrate-binding protein: MSQITRRDFVTTVAGSAGALLFGSVLTGCGSSGGTSPSSSGDTKTLTVAASPTPHAEILNGFAAPKLKDQGIDLTVKEYTDYIIPNQVTSSGEVDANYFQHINYLNNYNAENGTDLVGVAAIHYEPFGIYAGTARDLTAIADGAQIAVPNDATNEGRALLLLQQEGIITLSDPDSYEATANDIAGNPHGIKLVEVEAAAVPRQLQDVDFAVINGNYAIEAGMHVADALAVESAEGVAVQQYANYIVTTPANQNDERVKALVDVLRSDDFRQYLSDTYGKDVLPAD, from the coding sequence ATGTCCCAGATCACCAGGAGAGACTTCGTCACCACCGTCGCCGGCAGCGCGGGGGCCCTGCTCTTTGGCAGCGTGCTCACGGGCTGCGGCAGCTCTGGCGGCACCAGTCCCTCGTCCTCCGGCGACACCAAGACCCTCACCGTTGCCGCGTCGCCCACGCCGCACGCCGAGATCCTCAACGGCTTCGCGGCCCCCAAGCTGAAAGATCAGGGCATCGACCTCACGGTCAAGGAGTACACCGACTACATCATCCCCAACCAGGTGACCAGCTCCGGCGAGGTGGACGCCAACTACTTCCAGCACATCAACTATCTCAACAACTACAATGCCGAGAACGGCACCGACCTCGTGGGCGTCGCCGCCATCCACTACGAACCGTTCGGCATCTATGCCGGCACGGCCAGGGACCTTACCGCCATCGCCGACGGTGCCCAGATCGCCGTTCCCAACGATGCCACCAACGAGGGTCGCGCACTGCTGCTGCTCCAGCAAGAGGGCATCATCACGCTGAGTGACCCCGACAGCTACGAGGCCACGGCCAACGACATCGCCGGGAACCCCCACGGCATCAAGCTCGTGGAGGTGGAGGCGGCCGCCGTCCCACGCCAGCTGCAGGATGTTGACTTCGCCGTCATCAACGGCAACTATGCCATCGAGGCGGGCATGCACGTGGCCGACGCCCTCGCCGTGGAGTCCGCGGAGGGCGTGGCCGTGCAGCAGTACGCCAACTACATCGTGACGACACCTGCCAACCAGAACGACGAGCGCGTGAAGGCCCTCGTGGACGTGCTGAGGTCCGACGACTTCAGGCAGTACCTCTCCGACACCTATGGCAAGGACGTCCTCCCCGCCGACTAA
- a CDS encoding DegV family protein encodes MQTPQFHLMTDSPCDFSQQMVDDADLGMLHFTYAAREGAADEGMSGVDDLFVSRTPHEFYEAIRHGASLMTSQPSQLEFESAFRECAKLDMPTVYLTLSSGISGCYEGACTALARVREELGRPDLPIHIVDTKIGSTSQYLLVVEALRQRDKGLTAEEMVAWAKEARYFVQTIFMVDDLDALHRGGRVPKSVAVVGGALDVKPLLTFDLDGALSVIGIARGRKKGLKKMASFYEKNHNTDLFSSVVAIGNADCPKDAERMADIIHRSDDTAITMISTIGPTIGCHVGAGMVSCCFWGEDRRTGASVSDQIAQSVRHH; translated from the coding sequence ATGCAGACACCCCAGTTTCACCTCATGACCGACTCACCCTGCGACTTCAGCCAACAGATGGTGGACGATGCCGACCTGGGCATGCTGCACTTCACGTATGCCGCCCGCGAGGGAGCTGCGGACGAGGGGATGAGCGGCGTGGATGACCTCTTCGTCTCGCGCACCCCCCACGAGTTCTACGAGGCCATCCGACATGGCGCATCGCTCATGACGTCGCAACCCTCGCAACTTGAGTTCGAGAGCGCGTTTCGGGAGTGCGCCAAGCTGGACATGCCCACCGTGTACCTCACGCTCTCCAGTGGGATATCCGGGTGCTATGAGGGTGCCTGCACGGCGCTCGCCCGCGTGAGGGAGGAGCTGGGCAGGCCCGACCTTCCCATCCATATCGTCGACACCAAGATCGGCTCGACGTCCCAGTACCTGCTGGTGGTAGAGGCCCTGCGCCAGCGCGACAAGGGGCTGACGGCCGAGGAGATGGTGGCCTGGGCCAAGGAGGCGCGCTACTTCGTGCAGACCATCTTCATGGTGGATGACCTCGATGCGCTGCACCGTGGCGGGCGTGTCCCCAAGAGCGTGGCCGTGGTGGGCGGTGCGCTCGACGTCAAACCGTTGCTCACGTTCGACCTGGATGGTGCCCTCAGCGTGATCGGCATTGCACGTGGACGCAAGAAGGGCCTCAAGAAGATGGCCTCGTTCTATGAGAAGAACCACAACACCGATCTGTTCTCGTCGGTGGTCGCCATCGGCAATGCGGACTGCCCCAAGGATGCCGAGCGTATGGCCGACATCATCCACAGGTCGGATGACACGGCCATCACCATGATCTCGACTATTGGGCCCACCATCGGCTGCCATGTGGGGGCAGGCATGGTGTCCTGCTGCTTCTGGGGCGAGGACCGACGAACCGGCGCATCCGTCTCGGACCAGATCGCCCAGAGCGTCCGCCACCACTAG
- a CDS encoding aldose epimerase family protein, producing the protein MAVLTRPFGATESGRAVCLHMLSIASGMSVSICEVGAAIQSVVVPDGRGNFVDVALGYDGAPGYLHNGACIGAILGRNANRIAGARFELGGTTHRLAANDGPNNLHSGPHPWHERLWQVGEVPHDTPDGASVTLELVSRAGDQGFPGAADVRATYTLHDDQRLELTIEASATEATIINSTSHAYWNLNGHASGTAMAHTLQLESAAYTPVDAALIPTGEVAPVAGTPYDFRSGHALGDILQRLPQGLDTNFVLSNAECVERAATLVGNETGVRMTLSCDAPGLQVYTAGGLDARGKAGAHYGNGAGIALEAQFYPDAIHHAAFPQPIYAPGHPFLRRVTFAFDAPGR; encoded by the coding sequence ATGGCTGTCCTTACCAGACCGTTCGGTGCCACAGAAAGCGGAAGGGCCGTGTGCCTGCATATGCTTTCCATCGCCTCAGGCATGAGCGTGAGCATCTGCGAGGTCGGCGCGGCCATCCAATCGGTCGTCGTTCCCGATGGCAGGGGCAACTTCGTGGACGTGGCCCTGGGCTACGACGGTGCGCCGGGCTACCTGCACAACGGCGCCTGCATCGGGGCCATCCTGGGCCGCAACGCCAACCGCATCGCGGGGGCACGCTTCGAGCTTGGGGGGACCACCCATCGCCTTGCCGCAAACGATGGCCCCAACAACCTGCACTCGGGACCGCACCCCTGGCACGAGCGCCTCTGGCAGGTGGGGGAGGTCCCCCACGACACGCCGGATGGCGCGAGCGTGACGCTCGAGCTCGTGAGCCGGGCGGGCGACCAGGGCTTCCCCGGCGCGGCGGACGTCCGCGCAACCTACACGCTCCACGACGACCAGCGCCTTGAGCTCACCATCGAGGCCAGCGCCACGGAGGCCACCATCATCAACAGCACGAGCCACGCCTACTGGAACCTCAACGGCCACGCCTCCGGTACCGCCATGGCCCACACCCTCCAGCTGGAGAGCGCGGCCTACACGCCCGTGGACGCCGCCCTCATCCCCACGGGGGAGGTCGCGCCCGTGGCGGGCACGCCCTACGACTTCAGGAGCGGCCATGCGCTGGGGGACATCCTCCAGAGGCTGCCCCAGGGGCTGGACACCAACTTCGTGCTCAGCAACGCGGAATGCGTGGAGCGTGCCGCCACGCTGGTGGGCAACGAGACGGGCGTCCGCATGACGCTCTCCTGCGACGCGCCCGGCCTACAAGTGTACACGGCGGGCGGCCTCGACGCGCGCGGCAAGGCCGGCGCGCACTACGGCAACGGGGCAGGCATCGCCCTCGAGGCGCAGTTCTACCCCGACGCCATCCACCACGCCGCCTTCCCCCAGCCCATCTATGCACCGGGCCACCCCTTCCTCAGGCGCGTGACGTTCGCCTTCGATGCGCCCGGTCGGTAG
- a CDS encoding ribbon-helix-helix protein, CopG family produces MSERKWVAANGQEITEGMIGRWCDAYEKGEFPEGERSVGRVVYGRPPLSSEGTATISVKVPVGMKRAVEQRAKSAGMSTSAYARAALADRLLGVE; encoded by the coding sequence ATGAGCGAGAGGAAGTGGGTCGCGGCGAACGGTCAGGAGATAACCGAGGGGATGATTGGCCGCTGGTGCGACGCCTACGAGAAGGGCGAGTTCCCGGAGGGCGAGCGCAGCGTCGGGAGGGTCGTGTACGGCCGCCCACCGCTCTCGTCCGAGGGCACGGCCACGATCTCGGTCAAGGTACCGGTCGGCATGAAGCGCGCGGTCGAGCAGAGGGCCAAGAGCGCCGGCATGAGCACGAGCGCCTACGCCCGTGCCGCGCTGGCCGACAGGCTGCTGGGGGTCGAGTGA
- a CDS encoding IS1634 family transposase, with protein MKVQVTRTKTAETFYIAKTYRDRETGKPTSKIARRLGTRSELEEMLPPGTDVMSWAKEEAKRMTLEERELTRKVTVSYDPTRQIGAGARHTFNCGYLFLQDIYSALGLPEICRDIASRSKADYDLDSVLSRLVYGRILEPSSKRATHEFSQELMEGPAFDSHHIYRALSVLAENSGLIQRRAFERSKALARRRCQTLFYDCTNYYFEITEEDGFRRYGPSKEHRPNPIVGMGLMMDKDGLPVAFDLYPGNESEQPTLIPLEERLEGEFGLSKLVVCTDAGLSSAANRAHNSRGSLQFVTTVSLRGQRKEVRDWVRGPKGWSCAGEAGTFDLDQVRKAADDPLTPEKTRRALFARTFYKTMWTSLKDPATGEELGQNLIVTFSLRYRAYQSSIRKAQVERARRACEDGTAKRHRKGPKDPMRFVSSTPVTEEGEVAEERILSVDDGKVEEEASWDGLYGLATSLDDEDVLGIVKVAAGRWQVEECFRIMKGEFRARPVFLSRRDRIEAHFLTCFLALLIYRILEKRLGCLWTCPEIADTLRNMRMEEVKGEGYRPLYVRTEITDALHEAFGFRTDFEIVPQSQMRRILKKTHQKASITTRKRAGRDSR; from the coding sequence ATGAAAGTCCAGGTGACGAGGACCAAGACAGCCGAGACCTTCTACATAGCCAAGACCTACCGTGACAGGGAGACGGGCAAGCCCACCTCCAAGATCGCGAGAAGGCTGGGGACCAGGTCCGAGCTCGAGGAGATGCTTCCTCCAGGCACAGATGTGATGAGCTGGGCCAAAGAAGAGGCCAAGAGGATGACCCTCGAGGAGCGCGAGCTCACCCGCAAGGTCACGGTGTCGTATGACCCCACAAGGCAGATAGGGGCAGGCGCGCGGCATACGTTCAACTGCGGCTACCTCTTCCTGCAGGACATCTACTCCGCACTCGGCCTGCCCGAGATCTGCCGAGACATCGCCTCACGCAGCAAGGCGGACTACGACCTCGACTCGGTCCTGTCCAGGCTCGTGTACGGACGCATCCTCGAGCCCTCGTCCAAGCGGGCGACCCATGAGTTCTCCCAGGAGCTGATGGAGGGGCCCGCCTTCGATAGCCACCACATCTACCGGGCGCTCTCCGTACTCGCCGAGAACTCTGGGCTCATACAGAGGAGAGCCTTCGAGCGGAGCAAGGCCCTGGCGAGAAGGCGCTGCCAGACGCTCTTCTACGACTGCACGAACTACTACTTCGAGATCACAGAGGAAGACGGCTTCAGAAGGTACGGCCCCTCCAAGGAGCACCGGCCCAACCCGATCGTGGGCATGGGGCTCATGATGGACAAAGACGGGCTTCCCGTGGCCTTCGACCTCTACCCAGGCAACGAGTCCGAGCAGCCCACCCTCATCCCTCTGGAAGAGAGGCTCGAAGGCGAGTTCGGCCTCTCGAAGCTCGTCGTCTGCACGGACGCCGGTCTCTCGAGCGCCGCCAACCGCGCCCACAACAGCAGGGGCAGCCTCCAGTTCGTCACCACGGTCTCCCTCAGGGGCCAGAGGAAGGAGGTCAGGGACTGGGTGCGCGGCCCCAAGGGCTGGTCGTGCGCAGGCGAGGCGGGCACGTTCGACCTCGACCAGGTCCGGAAGGCGGCAGACGACCCCCTCACGCCCGAGAAGACGCGCCGGGCCCTCTTCGCCAGGACCTTCTACAAGACGATGTGGACGTCCCTGAAGGACCCTGCGACCGGCGAGGAGCTGGGGCAGAACCTGATCGTCACCTTCTCCCTCAGGTACCGCGCCTACCAGAGCTCCATCAGGAAGGCGCAGGTGGAGCGGGCGCGCAGGGCCTGCGAGGACGGGACGGCCAAGAGGCACCGCAAGGGGCCCAAGGACCCCATGCGCTTCGTCTCCTCCACCCCCGTGACCGAGGAGGGCGAGGTCGCCGAGGAGCGCATCCTCTCCGTCGACGACGGGAAGGTCGAGGAGGAAGCCTCCTGGGACGGCCTCTACGGCCTGGCTACCTCGCTCGACGACGAGGATGTCCTGGGCATCGTAAAGGTTGCCGCCGGACGCTGGCAGGTCGAGGAGTGCTTTCGCATCATGAAGGGCGAGTTCAGGGCCCGTCCCGTCTTCCTCTCGCGCAGGGACCGCATCGAGGCCCACTTCCTCACCTGCTTCCTGGCGCTTCTCATCTACCGGATCCTCGAGAAGAGGCTCGGGTGCCTCTGGACCTGTCCTGAGATCGCAGACACCCTGAGGAACATGCGCATGGAAGAGGTCAAGGGCGAGGGATACCGCCCCCTCTACGTGCGCACAGAGATAACCGATGCCCTGCATGAGGCCTTCGGATTCCGCACCGACTTCGAGATCGTGCCGCAGAGCCAGATGAGGAGGATCTTGAAGAAGACCCACCAGAAGGCGTCCATTACCACAAGGAAGAGGGCCGGCAGAGACAGCAGATAG